The following coding sequences lie in one Thermodesulforhabdaceae bacterium genomic window:
- a CDS encoding ComF family protein, with translation MVWMSKRIGRILEFAKDFLAPRRCPLCGEIIWSKKPCFWCSSCWENLPWLKPPFCSKCGDPFYIFPVENRSEELSLCGECLTTSPPYDMIRSACVYDGIVAKLITGLKYGKRLYDVPSLGELLGEAIFRWLREETIDLIVPIPMHIDKLKERGFNQSVLLAKDLAKRVGIPWNRSVLVKIRNTPPQVRLHKTARKKNLKGAFAVHELWSSRLSGTTVLLVDDVITTGSTILECAKILKKAGASKVIGLSVARTRT, from the coding sequence ATGGTTTGGATGAGCAAGCGTATTGGTCGTATTCTGGAATTTGCCAAAGATTTCCTGGCTCCTCGGCGGTGTCCCTTATGTGGAGAGATCATCTGGTCTAAAAAGCCTTGTTTCTGGTGTTCCTCATGCTGGGAAAATCTGCCCTGGCTTAAACCGCCTTTTTGTTCAAAGTGTGGAGATCCTTTTTACATTTTCCCCGTAGAAAATCGTTCAGAAGAACTGTCTCTATGCGGTGAGTGTCTTACGACATCGCCACCATACGACATGATACGCTCCGCCTGTGTTTACGATGGAATCGTAGCAAAGCTCATAACGGGGCTTAAATACGGAAAGCGGCTTTACGATGTCCCAAGCCTAGGAGAACTCTTAGGGGAAGCAATCTTTAGATGGCTTAGAGAAGAAACAATAGATCTTATCGTCCCGATTCCCATGCATATAGACAAATTAAAAGAGCGAGGATTTAATCAATCGGTTTTGCTAGCAAAAGATCTTGCAAAGCGAGTTGGAATTCCATGGAATCGCTCGGTGCTTGTAAAAATAAGGAATACGCCGCCCCAGGTTAGACTCCATAAAACGGCAAGAAAGAAGAACCTGAAGGGAGCCTTTGCTGTTCACGAATTATGGTCATCGCGATTAAGCGGGACCACCGTGCTTCTTGTTGACGATGTTATTACAACTGGCTCAACAATATTAGAATGTGCTAAGATTTTGAAAAAAGCCGGCGCATCAAAAGTTATTGGACTATCTGTGGCAAGAACTCGAACATAA
- a CDS encoding DnaJ domain-containing protein, translating into MECYYKLLGLSFDASEEDIRRSFRRLALKWHPDHCNDPQANERFQKLRKAYETLIRPSTRESYNRSMGYPPPGKNSNGNGTSQKRTIRSASSDIAKQYEQSIQERMKEYFGISWEKSKRCWWRDLRFDIYLTPEQTKESRLESISYVRLVYCQTCMAKPGVFRDCTACVGRGFVEEPFTLEVSIPAECPAEYSIYYPELGDHPSPDMPPGGLIVKIHVVS; encoded by the coding sequence ATGGAATGCTATTACAAATTGCTTGGATTATCTTTTGACGCATCAGAAGAAGACATTCGGCGATCTTTTCGCCGTCTGGCTCTCAAATGGCATCCAGATCATTGTAATGATCCGCAAGCTAATGAACGCTTTCAGAAGTTAAGAAAGGCTTACGAGACTCTCATCAGACCATCAACAAGAGAGAGCTACAACCGTTCCATGGGCTATCCCCCTCCGGGAAAAAACTCAAACGGCAATGGAACATCGCAAAAACGGACAATTCGTAGCGCATCATCTGACATAGCAAAACAATACGAGCAATCCATTCAAGAGAGAATGAAGGAATACTTTGGCATATCATGGGAGAAATCGAAAAGGTGCTGGTGGCGAGATCTTCGCTTTGATATTTACTTAACACCGGAACAGACTAAGGAATCGAGACTTGAGTCGATATCTTACGTAAGACTTGTTTACTGTCAAACCTGTATGGCTAAGCCGGGAGTATTCAGAGACTGCACAGCCTGTGTAGGTCGAGGCTTTGTTGAGGAACCCTTCACTTTGGAAGTGTCTATCCCGGCGGAATGTCCTGCCGAATACAGCATCTACTATCCAGAATTAGGTGATCATCCATCACCAGATATGCCTCCCGGGGGATTGATAGTAAAAATTCATGTAGTGTCATAA
- a CDS encoding glycosyltransferase translates to MKILFYCQHVLGIGHFFRSFEIAKALAPHNVLFVEGGHPFRDITSPPHIKRIFLPPLMMDEEFEKFNLEGEELARVQNERKEKLLRAYIEFSPDAVIIELFPFGRKKFSFELIPFLQQTKLNSKKPLVACSLRDILVEKKNRDSYESWVLRYINDFFDLLLIHADERIMRLDESFSRIDKISVPIFYTGFVARQPTRPITVNNHKKARKIVVSTGGGKVGSELIEAAIIALGEIKDSSITMDVYLGPFLDTQKKQKLEAMAGHDSRIQLKPFAVDFLEVLLQADVSISMAGYNTVMDLLNTGIYGILYPFRQNREQRLRAERLSQFGNFAIIEEPDPKLLRQEIEKALSQEQSEKVKQESQPINLRGAERTREIIEAELNRRNTSIN, encoded by the coding sequence TTGAAAATATTATTCTACTGCCAGCACGTTCTGGGCATTGGGCATTTTTTCAGAAGCTTTGAAATTGCCAAGGCTCTTGCTCCACACAATGTACTCTTTGTAGAGGGAGGACACCCCTTTCGGGACATCACTTCACCGCCTCATATTAAAAGAATTTTCCTTCCACCACTTATGATGGACGAAGAATTTGAAAAATTTAATCTGGAAGGAGAAGAACTAGCGAGAGTTCAAAATGAACGTAAGGAAAAGCTACTTAGAGCCTACATCGAATTTTCTCCAGATGCCGTAATCATAGAACTTTTTCCTTTCGGGCGGAAAAAGTTTTCCTTCGAACTTATACCGTTTCTTCAGCAAACAAAGCTAAACTCCAAAAAACCGCTTGTTGCATGCAGTCTGAGAGATATTCTTGTTGAAAAGAAAAATCGCGACAGCTATGAGAGCTGGGTTCTCAGATACATCAATGATTTCTTTGACCTGCTTCTAATCCACGCTGATGAACGAATTATGAGGCTTGATGAGAGCTTCTCAAGAATAGACAAAATTTCTGTCCCCATTTTTTATACAGGCTTTGTAGCTAGACAGCCGACAAGACCAATAACCGTAAATAACCATAAAAAAGCCAGAAAAATTGTTGTCAGCACGGGTGGAGGCAAGGTAGGTAGCGAACTTATAGAAGCGGCAATTATAGCCCTGGGAGAGATTAAAGACTCTTCTATCACAATGGATGTTTATTTAGGTCCTTTTCTGGATACACAGAAAAAGCAAAAGTTGGAAGCAATGGCTGGTCATGACAGCCGCATTCAACTTAAACCTTTTGCCGTCGATTTCCTGGAAGTATTGCTTCAAGCTGATGTTTCTATCAGCATGGCTGGATACAATACGGTAATGGATCTTTTGAACACAGGCATCTATGGGATTCTTTATCCTTTTAGACAAAATCGTGAGCAGAGGCTTAGAGCCGAACGGCTTTCTCAATTCGGAAACTTTGCCATTATTGAAGAACCGGATCCAAAACTATTGCGGCAAGAGATAGAAAAAGCCCTGTCGCAGGAGCAATCCGAAAAAGTTAAACAGGAAAGTCAACCCATAAATTTAAGAGGTGCGGAAAGAACCAGAGAAATCATCGAGGCAGAATTAAACCGCAGGAATACTTCTATCAATTGA
- a CDS encoding carbon-nitrogen family hydrolase has protein sequence MEIFKAVALQFSVEEGNLEANIQKVDLLGAHLESIEPKIVVLPEMWASGFDYKRLPEIASRASYVLEWMFRWSIKWNAVLVGSTAEKSKNGIVNRAYIIDPQSGIVGTYDKVHLFSPHGEHLHFTRGSLLPVVQTSICRIGVVICYDIRFPEICRLVALKGAEFLCVPALWPQARVSHWRILLRARAIENQLFVVGCNGCGKIGNMVYPGASAIIDPWGEVLAEGGSDEEILITTINLPTIEDVRSRIPCFQDRIDPAKLG, from the coding sequence ATGGAAATCTTTAAAGCCGTGGCATTGCAGTTCTCGGTAGAAGAAGGCAACCTGGAAGCAAATATTCAGAAAGTGGACCTTTTAGGGGCACATCTGGAGTCTATTGAACCCAAGATTGTTGTTCTTCCGGAAATGTGGGCATCTGGCTTCGATTACAAAAGGCTTCCTGAAATAGCTTCTAGAGCATCTTATGTTCTGGAGTGGATGTTTAGATGGTCCATCAAATGGAATGCAGTTCTAGTGGGATCAACAGCGGAAAAATCAAAAAACGGTATAGTCAACAGAGCTTATATAATTGATCCTCAATCGGGCATAGTCGGAACCTACGATAAAGTTCACCTTTTCTCGCCTCATGGAGAACATCTTCATTTTACTCGTGGATCTCTTCTGCCGGTTGTTCAAACATCTATATGCCGAATTGGGGTAGTAATTTGCTACGACATCAGGTTCCCGGAAATATGCCGCCTGGTAGCCTTGAAAGGTGCAGAATTCCTTTGCGTCCCGGCTCTATGGCCTCAGGCAAGAGTTTCCCATTGGCGAATTCTACTTCGCGCCAGAGCTATCGAAAACCAGCTATTTGTTGTGGGATGTAACGGTTGCGGGAAAATTGGCAACATGGTTTATCCTGGAGCATCGGCCATCATTGATCCCTGGGGTGAAGTGCTCGCCGAAGGGGGAAGTGATGAGGAAATCCTGATCACCACTATTAACCTGCCAACAATCGAAGATGTCCGGTCTAGAATTCCATGTTTTCAAGACCGAATAGATCCGGCAAAATTAGGTTAA
- a CDS encoding YifB family Mg chelatase-like AAA ATPase, with product MLSKVFTFTIVGIDAYPVEVEVDLSPGMPQFNIVGLPDNVVKESKERIRSAIKNSGYDFPVERITVNLAPAQLKKEGASFDLPIAVGILTAAGCIPPSSINSITMAGELSLDGYVKPIHGALSMAVRAGQDRIKALMVPEGNASESALVGDHLTVYPVKHLREAVMFLSGKKAIGPHRVDRARIFEQTFNAYLDFSDVRGQHHAKRGLEVAAAGGHNVLLIGPPGAGKTMLAQRLPGILPPLTFEESLETTRIYSVAGLLSDAPMITTRPFRSPHHSISYAGLIGGGSVPKPGEVSLAHNGVLFLDEFPEFSRNVLELLRQPMEDGKVTIARATTTITYPARFMLVAAMNPCPCGYFGYSQKTCTCSATQVAKYRSRISGPIIDRIDIHIDVPAVEYDDLVEGKGSEESSEFIRERVIRAREVQLRRLKDVGIFCNAALTASHIDTFCSLTPSSKKLIKEALKQLKLSARAYHRILKVARTIADLEGKNEIHDYHLFEAIQYRSIDRSIPAV from the coding sequence ATGCTTTCAAAAGTTTTTACATTTACCATTGTAGGCATTGACGCCTATCCTGTTGAAGTAGAAGTAGATCTTTCGCCTGGAATGCCACAGTTTAATATTGTAGGACTTCCCGATAATGTGGTTAAGGAAAGCAAAGAACGGATTCGATCAGCCATAAAGAATAGCGGTTACGATTTTCCCGTAGAGCGTATCACTGTAAACCTTGCCCCTGCTCAACTTAAAAAAGAAGGCGCTAGCTTTGATCTTCCCATTGCTGTAGGGATTCTAACAGCAGCCGGATGCATACCACCGTCTTCAATAAATTCTATCACTATGGCTGGAGAACTCTCTCTGGATGGATATGTAAAGCCCATACATGGGGCTCTTTCTATGGCGGTTAGAGCTGGTCAGGATAGGATTAAAGCCTTGATGGTTCCAGAAGGAAACGCATCAGAATCGGCTCTTGTGGGCGATCATCTAACAGTCTATCCTGTAAAGCATCTTAGAGAAGCTGTGATGTTTCTTAGTGGCAAGAAGGCGATAGGTCCTCATAGAGTAGATAGAGCTAGGATTTTTGAACAAACCTTTAATGCATATCTCGACTTTTCTGATGTAAGAGGGCAACACCATGCTAAGCGTGGGCTTGAGGTGGCGGCAGCAGGAGGACACAATGTTCTTCTTATTGGACCACCCGGGGCAGGAAAAACTATGCTCGCTCAACGACTTCCAGGCATCCTTCCACCGTTAACTTTTGAAGAATCTCTTGAAACGACTCGTATTTACAGTGTTGCAGGACTCTTGAGCGATGCTCCTATGATAACCACCAGACCCTTTCGGTCGCCTCACCACAGCATTTCCTATGCGGGACTCATTGGTGGCGGTTCTGTGCCGAAACCTGGCGAAGTAAGCCTGGCCCATAATGGAGTTCTGTTTCTGGATGAGTTTCCCGAATTTAGTCGTAATGTTCTGGAATTGCTTCGCCAGCCCATGGAAGATGGAAAGGTTACCATTGCTAGAGCCACAACCACGATCACTTATCCTGCTCGGTTTATGCTGGTTGCTGCCATGAATCCTTGTCCCTGCGGCTATTTTGGTTATTCCCAGAAAACCTGCACCTGTTCTGCTACTCAGGTTGCAAAATATAGAAGTCGCATTTCTGGTCCCATCATAGATAGAATCGACATTCACATAGATGTGCCCGCTGTGGAGTATGACGATCTTGTGGAAGGAAAGGGGAGTGAAGAATCTTCAGAATTCATAAGGGAGAGAGTGATTCGAGCAAGAGAAGTTCAGCTTAGGCGGCTAAAAGACGTAGGAATCTTCTGCAATGCGGCTCTAACCGCTTCCCATATTGACACCTTTTGCAGTCTCACGCCGTCTTCAAAAAAGCTTATAAAAGAAGCATTGAAGCAGCTTAAACTCAGTGCTCGAGCTTATCATCGTATTCTAAAAGTTGCCAGAACAATTGCTGATTTGGAAGGAAAGAACGAAATTCATGATTATCATCTCTTCGAGGCTATTCAGTATCGATCAATTGATAGAAGTATTCCTGCGGTTTAA
- a CDS encoding XRE family transcriptional regulator, translating to MGADNDLTMAVKALKLGAKVRELRTKNRYTLQDLANKTGLSKPFLSQIENDHVVPPIATLLKLARAFNVSLSYFFQDETTTQKVSITRQSERIRVERRPHHEREGTVSYIYESLETKKRDKHMEPFYVEFPPISVEEMNFTSHEGEEFLYILEGRVEFRSIDMVEILEAGDSIYLDSSISHAFRCIGDKPAKAVAVIWSKP from the coding sequence ATGGGCGCAGATAATGATTTGACTATGGCAGTTAAGGCGCTAAAACTTGGAGCCAAGGTAAGGGAACTAAGAACTAAAAATCGCTATACTCTTCAAGACCTAGCTAACAAGACAGGACTGTCTAAGCCTTTTCTCTCTCAAATAGAAAATGACCATGTTGTGCCCCCTATTGCAACTCTTCTAAAGCTGGCAAGAGCCTTTAACGTAAGTCTTAGCTATTTTTTTCAGGACGAAACAACAACTCAAAAAGTGTCCATAACCAGGCAGAGTGAACGCATAAGAGTTGAAAGACGTCCTCATCACGAACGCGAAGGAACCGTTTCCTACATTTACGAATCTCTAGAGACCAAGAAAAGAGATAAACACATGGAGCCCTTCTACGTTGAGTTTCCCCCTATTAGTGTGGAAGAAATGAATTTTACCTCTCACGAGGGCGAGGAGTTTCTATACATCCTGGAAGGGAGAGTCGAATTCAGAAGCATTGATATGGTTGAAATACTTGAGGCAGGCGACAGCATCTATCTTGATTCCTCAATAAGCCACGCCTTTCGGTGCATTGGTGACAAACCAGCCAAGGCTGTAGCAGTAATATGGAGCAAGCCCTGA
- a CDS encoding AF1514 family protein, whose amino-acid sequence MKCSFKPDRSMFWVPVVEIQLENADFATAFKAADEAAKSKHEEAIMIAWYDSLKNAFSPAVECCSEEMPGWLVYAKSRGGNFIVSVNHETFIFVFFVPNVS is encoded by the coding sequence ATGAAATGTTCATTCAAGCCTGATCGATCGATGTTTTGGGTTCCAGTTGTAGAAATTCAGTTAGAAAATGCTGATTTTGCTACAGCATTCAAAGCGGCAGATGAAGCCGCAAAAAGCAAACACGAAGAAGCAATAATGATAGCCTGGTATGACAGCCTAAAAAACGCTTTTTCCCCGGCTGTTGAATGTTGTAGCGAAGAAATGCCGGGATGGCTTGTATATGCAAAATCCCGTGGAGGGAATTTTATAGTTAGCGTTAACCACGAGACGTTTATTTTTGTGTTTTTCGTCCCTAACGTTTCCTAA
- the speE gene encoding polyamine aminopropyltransferase has product MEKELYFYEPLTLTMRRGVKVNAILHARQSPYQLIEVVETDDYGRVLFLDRRFQTSEREEFFYHESLVHPAMMSHQQPQSVLIIGGGDGGALEEVLKYPSLTKATMVELDGEVVDVSRRYLTSVCGKAFSDHRVNLVIGDGRAFLEGTNERYDVIILDLTDPMEPSKYVYTKEFYELCRDRLNPGGILSLHNDSPFFYPEAFNVITKTVNSVFPHQLQFITFIPGYLLDFAFSICSPTPFPNLTLKDLSNRFEERGIGELLWYSPERHLALFQLPGYAKKILQTPCSISTDSNPYTIKTPELDTYVK; this is encoded by the coding sequence ATGGAAAAGGAACTCTATTTTTACGAACCCCTTACCCTGACAATGCGCCGTGGAGTAAAAGTCAACGCTATTCTTCATGCCCGACAATCGCCATATCAACTCATAGAAGTCGTAGAAACCGATGATTACGGCAGAGTTTTATTTCTGGACAGGCGTTTTCAAACTTCAGAAAGAGAGGAGTTTTTCTACCACGAAAGTCTTGTCCATCCCGCTATGATGTCTCACCAACAGCCCCAGTCCGTTCTAATAATAGGTGGAGGAGACGGTGGTGCCCTGGAAGAAGTGCTAAAATACCCAAGTCTAACTAAAGCAACGATGGTGGAACTAGATGGCGAAGTGGTGGACGTATCCCGCCGTTATCTTACATCGGTATGCGGTAAGGCTTTTAGCGATCATCGAGTAAATCTTGTTATAGGCGATGGGCGAGCTTTCCTCGAAGGCACAAATGAACGATATGATGTAATCATACTGGATCTTACCGACCCTATGGAACCATCCAAATACGTTTACACCAAAGAATTTTACGAACTATGCCGGGATCGATTAAACCCAGGAGGCATACTTTCATTACATAACGATTCGCCTTTCTTTTATCCTGAGGCCTTTAACGTCATAACCAAAACTGTAAACTCCGTGTTTCCCCATCAACTCCAGTTCATTACGTTCATTCCCGGTTATCTTCTCGATTTCGCATTCTCCATTTGTTCACCAACTCCCTTTCCAAATTTGACTCTTAAAGACCTGAGTAACCGGTTTGAAGAACGAGGGATTGGAGAACTTCTCTGGTATTCTCCTGAGCGTCATCTAGCACTTTTCCAGCTTCCGGGCTATGCAAAAAAAATACTCCAAACTCCCTGCTCTATATCTACAGACTCTAATCCTTACACAATAAAAACCCCAGAACTTGACACTTACGTGAAATGA
- the polA gene encoding DNA polymerase I, producing the protein MTANQNKTIYLIDGSSYLYRAYYGVKAALTSPKGVPTRAIYGFAQMLHKVLKEKNPSYICVVFDAPGKKLRHDLYADYKKRREVMPEDLIVQVGYIKKLIDLMGIPRWEEPQYEADDLIASAVRWAKEGGYNVVIVSGDKDLHQLIESPRVIQWDPQRDQWYDEKAVEEKIGVPPSRVTDFLAIVGDKSDDVPGVAGIGEKGAVKLLKRYPSLEELLEAAHRGELSEDAQLQKRLLEHEQEALLSKSLVLLKEDFAESIDLERFTKREPEIEALKEFYEELGFRSFLRELSAFMSDSSPRESEAVVPQMADSQPARQVTIVRSMEELEQVVAEIRKYRAVSIDLETSSEDPMLAEIVGCAFSVKPQEAFYVSVVKEGKNKEGLRVGEFIDTVKPVLEDDKISKYGQNLKYELMVLKRYGIELRGIRFDTIVASYLLDPGQRTHGLKWMAERYLGEIMKTYREVTTPVYDDEGNDEDETPAESRRRKQQQISFEDVPLELAAEYAGADAEVVQRLIPVLKKRLDEESLWELYTDLELPLIEVLARMELNGVLVDAEKLRDLAKEFEVRLQEQEERIYGMVGERFNIQSPKQLAVVLFDKLKLPIVKKTKTGSSTDMRVLEELALHHPIAQEILAYRTLAKLKNTYVDKLPELVNPFTGRIHTSYNQTVTATGRLSSSNPNLQNIPIRTEEGRRIREAFIPQKGYRLIAADYSQIELRILAHYSGDDGLVEAFKFGEDIHNRTASEIFHVPIEDVTSEMRRQAKTINFGIIYGMGPYKLSKSLGISQSEAKQIIDRYFERYKGVKQFFEETIELAREKGFVQTLFGRKRWIPEIKSQNKTVRQQGERLAFNTVIQGTAADIIKKAMVNIHRELKKNYPAAMLILQVHDELVFEVPEEICKDVGEIVKNLMEGVCSLRVPLQVDVGNGLNWAEAHS; encoded by the coding sequence ATGACGGCAAACCAGAACAAGACGATTTATCTGATTGATGGGAGTTCTTATCTTTATCGAGCTTACTACGGTGTTAAGGCGGCTTTAACGAGCCCAAAAGGAGTTCCTACCAGAGCCATCTACGGCTTTGCTCAAATGCTACACAAGGTTCTCAAGGAAAAGAATCCTTCATACATCTGCGTGGTTTTTGATGCTCCGGGGAAAAAATTGCGTCATGATCTTTATGCTGATTACAAGAAACGACGAGAAGTAATGCCAGAAGATCTCATCGTTCAGGTTGGCTATATAAAAAAGCTTATAGATCTTATGGGTATTCCCCGGTGGGAAGAGCCTCAGTATGAAGCCGATGACCTTATTGCTTCGGCAGTCAGGTGGGCAAAAGAAGGAGGTTATAATGTAGTGATAGTTTCCGGAGATAAGGATTTGCACCAGTTGATCGAATCCCCCCGGGTGATTCAGTGGGATCCACAGCGAGATCAATGGTATGACGAAAAAGCTGTGGAAGAGAAGATAGGGGTTCCGCCTTCCAGGGTTACAGACTTCCTTGCTATTGTTGGCGACAAAAGCGATGATGTGCCGGGAGTTGCGGGCATAGGAGAAAAGGGGGCTGTGAAACTTCTAAAACGGTATCCAAGCCTTGAAGAATTGCTCGAAGCGGCACATCGAGGAGAACTCTCGGAGGATGCTCAACTTCAGAAACGTCTCCTGGAACATGAGCAAGAAGCACTTCTTTCAAAAAGCCTTGTTCTTCTTAAGGAAGACTTTGCCGAATCTATAGATCTGGAAAGGTTTACGAAGCGAGAACCTGAGATAGAGGCTTTGAAGGAATTTTATGAAGAACTCGGTTTTAGGAGTTTTCTAAGAGAACTTTCTGCTTTTATGTCAGATTCCTCCCCCCGTGAAAGCGAAGCTGTTGTTCCTCAAATGGCTGATTCTCAACCTGCAAGACAGGTTACAATTGTCAGATCCATGGAAGAACTTGAGCAGGTCGTAGCGGAAATCAGGAAATATCGAGCTGTTTCTATCGATCTGGAAACATCCTCGGAAGACCCTATGCTGGCGGAGATTGTTGGTTGTGCCTTTTCGGTTAAGCCGCAGGAAGCCTTTTATGTGTCTGTTGTCAAAGAAGGAAAAAATAAAGAGGGGTTGAGGGTAGGGGAGTTCATAGACACCGTTAAGCCAGTTCTTGAAGATGATAAAATTTCCAAGTATGGGCAGAATCTCAAGTATGAACTGATGGTTTTGAAAAGGTATGGCATTGAATTGCGGGGAATAAGATTTGACACTATTGTAGCGAGCTACCTTCTCGACCCCGGTCAGCGAACTCATGGACTCAAGTGGATGGCTGAACGTTATCTCGGGGAAATAATGAAAACCTACCGTGAAGTTACCACCCCGGTTTATGATGATGAAGGCAATGACGAAGATGAAACTCCTGCAGAGTCCAGGAGAAGAAAACAGCAACAAATTTCCTTTGAGGATGTGCCCTTAGAATTGGCAGCGGAATATGCCGGAGCGGATGCCGAGGTTGTGCAGCGGCTGATACCTGTTCTTAAAAAACGTCTTGATGAAGAATCTCTGTGGGAGCTTTACACCGATCTTGAACTTCCTCTTATCGAAGTTCTTGCTCGGATGGAACTTAACGGTGTGCTGGTAGATGCAGAAAAACTCCGGGATCTAGCCAAAGAGTTTGAAGTAAGGCTCCAGGAGCAGGAAGAACGCATCTATGGTATGGTGGGAGAGCGCTTTAACATTCAGTCTCCAAAGCAGTTAGCCGTCGTGCTTTTTGACAAGCTCAAGCTTCCGATCGTTAAAAAAACCAAGACAGGATCATCTACCGATATGAGGGTCTTGGAGGAATTAGCTCTTCATCACCCCATAGCTCAGGAGATTCTTGCCTATCGCACGCTTGCAAAGCTTAAAAACACTTATGTGGATAAACTTCCTGAGCTTGTTAATCCTTTTACAGGAAGGATACACACTTCTTACAACCAGACTGTAACCGCTACGGGGCGGCTCAGCAGCTCCAACCCAAACCTTCAGAACATTCCTATAAGAACAGAGGAGGGGCGTCGGATTCGAGAAGCCTTCATACCCCAGAAGGGTTATAGGTTGATCGCTGCAGATTATTCCCAAATAGAACTTCGTATTCTGGCTCACTATAGTGGCGATGATGGACTTGTGGAAGCTTTCAAATTTGGAGAAGACATCCACAATAGAACAGCTTCGGAGATCTTTCATGTGCCGATCGAAGATGTCACTTCGGAGATGAGACGCCAGGCTAAGACGATTAATTTTGGGATTATCTATGGGATGGGACCCTATAAGCTTTCAAAATCACTTGGTATTAGCCAGTCTGAAGCCAAACAGATCATCGATAGATATTTTGAAAGATATAAAGGGGTTAAACAGTTTTTTGAAGAAACAATAGAGTTGGCTCGTGAAAAGGGCTTTGTTCAGACTCTTTTTGGCAGGAAGCGGTGGATTCCAGAGATAAAGAGTCAAAACAAGACGGTTCGTCAGCAAGGCGAAAGACTTGCGTTTAATACCGTTATTCAGGGCACGGCGGCTGATATCATTAAGAAAGCAATGGTTAATATTCATCGGGAGCTTAAGAAAAACTATCCAGCAGCAATGCTTATTCTTCAGGTTCATGATGAGCTGGTTTTTGAAGTTCCAGAAGAAATCTGTAAGGATGTAGGTGAGATAGTTAAAAATCTGATGGAAGGGGTTTGTTCCCTGCGAGTGCCTCTTCAAGTGGATGTTGGGAATGGATTAAACTGGGCAGAAGCACATTCTTAA
- a CDS encoding transglutaminase-like domain-containing protein has protein sequence MTQEDLVQYLQPTSIIDSDHPSIRDLAKQIAGNIESTAEKAIGLYNWVRDEIIYDPYSPFHKTEHYRASEVLKRRRGFCVPKASLLCALARAQSIPCRLGFADVRNHLATKRFLERLGSDLFVYHGYVEFFLNGRWIKASPTFHRELCVKFGVPPLEFDGVHDAVFQAYAPPLDEVEMASKGGLLAGESEITTRTNREPRRFMEYVAFHGTRADVPIDEILSAWEKAYGKERVNKWIEETEQHSK, from the coding sequence ATGACTCAAGAAGACCTGGTTCAATATCTACAACCTACATCCATTATTGACAGTGATCATCCTTCCATTAGAGATCTTGCTAAGCAAATTGCTGGGAACATTGAATCTACTGCTGAAAAGGCTATAGGGCTTTACAATTGGGTAAGGGACGAAATCATCTATGATCCTTATAGCCCGTTTCATAAGACGGAACATTACCGAGCAAGCGAAGTATTGAAACGAAGAAGGGGCTTTTGTGTTCCTAAAGCGTCTCTTCTTTGTGCTCTCGCTCGCGCTCAATCTATTCCCTGCCGGCTTGGTTTCGCCGATGTGAGAAATCATCTTGCAACGAAGCGTTTTCTGGAGAGATTGGGTTCGGATCTTTTCGTGTATCACGGTTATGTGGAGTTTTTCCTTAATGGGCGGTGGATTAAAGCTTCTCCCACCTTTCACAGAGAACTCTGCGTCAAATTCGGTGTTCCTCCTCTAGAATTCGACGGAGTCCATGATGCGGTCTTTCAGGCTTATGCACCACCGCTTGACGAAGTGGAAATGGCATCTAAGGGTGGATTGTTGGCTGGTGAAAGCGAGATAACCACCAGAACAAATCGGGAGCCTCGCCGGTTCATGGAATATGTGGCTTTTCATGGCACGAGAGCCGATGTGCCAATAGATGAGATTCTTTCAGCCTGGGAAAAAGCTTACGGCAAGGAACGCGTGAATAAATGGATAGAAGAAACTGAACAGCATTCTAAATGA